One genomic region from Cryptococcus gattii WM276 chromosome C, complete sequence encodes:
- a CDS encoding protein-histidine kinase, putative (Similar to TIGR gene model, INSD accession AAW42353.1), with protein sequence MSPPDAYPPVIATEGSTAFQSHILSLLSVISQHPSPDYPFPSSGDSTLQDTASAVANKNATLSIFPGKKTPAEDAIERAIIALGDRVWTSERTQAQLVKDLKREVPVQPGSDLLTPDWTPPVPNLSDSSPDPICPTCTRPVSSTETSSFTPQQIASFYHPFTAALSTPPPPLPEQMFFPQSVLAAYVSATSDSESAGDSGMSAEKELELLKAQVQDIARVCKAVATGDLTQKIIVPVKGQTMTELKNIINAMVDRLQTFAVEVERVSLEVGTEGKLGGQAVVPNVEGTWKVLTAVVNKLAANLTNQVRSIAKVTKAVAKGDLSETIDVEASGEIAELKTTVNGMVMSLRTLADEVSRVSLEVGSQGKLGGQANVPDVEGVWKDLTVNVNRMCESLTTQVRSIGSVTTAVARGDLSKMIEIEAEGEMAVLKNTVNSMIRQLTVFAKEVTRVALEVGTHGQLGGQAVVPGVEGVWDDLTTNVNKMARNLTDQVREIAMVTKAVARGDLSKTVNADVQGEILDLKCTVNEMLTNMPCKVAQLTVFAAEVTRVSLEVGTEGKLGGQAVVPNVEGTWMVLTDNVNLMALNLTTQVRSVAEVTTAVAAGDLSKKINVAAFGEILELKNTVNNMVDSLRSFSSEVTRVAREVGTDGRLGGQAKVPGVAGTWKDLTDCVNIMAANLTEQVRTIAHATTAVARGDLTQKVVGVKVSGEILDLVNTINNMIDQLAIFAAEVTRVAREVGTEGKLGVQAEVENIEGTWQEITSNVNTMASNLTSQVRAFAQISAAATDGDFTRFITVEASGEMDSLKTKINQMVYNLRESIEKNTKARQEAEMANRSKSEFLANMSHEIRTPMNGIIGMTVLTLESELTRQQRENLMIVSSLAGSLLTIIDDILDISKIEAGRMTMEQIPFSLRVAVFSVLKTLCVKAAQNKLDLIFDVDPTMPDQLIGDPLRLRQVITNLIGNAVKFTTKGQVALSCRVKRYVTVADAVELEFCVADTGIGIKQDKLDVIFDTFAQADGSTTRKYGGTGLGLTISKRLVNLMSGDLWVESEYGQGSRFYFTTVAEMTSVPRDQIIERLAPWSGRSVLFIDTLGDQTGIVEMLQELGLKPIVIHSVNDVYLLQDQGLTVFDTMIVDSLKAAGELRGIEYLRYIPIVLLAPSNKPSGPSNPSFISLPESRRRLLALPSASEQLLSPIPVKDCLEMGINTYYTTPLSLQELSNAIVPALESHQIQPGDTVKDTILSVLLAEDNLVNQKLAVKLMEVAGHKIEVADNGEIALEKYKRRQLARTPFDVILMDVSMPVMGGMEATGLIREFEANEGVPRTPIIALTAHAMIGDKERCLAAGMDEYVTKPLRRGDLLASIAKVLAPKQSASGLEMPTLPIPANIYGR encoded by the exons CCGTTTCCTCCACCGAAACTTCTTCATTCACCCCGCAGCAGATCGCTTCTTTCTATCATCCTTTTACAGCTGCCCTGTCAACGCCACCGCCTCCTCTTCCCGAACAAATGTTCTTCCCACAAAGTGTTCTTGCTGCCTATGTCTCTGCTACTTCCGACAGCGAATCGGCTGGCGATTCCGGCATGTCTGCCGAAAAGGAACTCGAACTTCTCAAAGCTCAAGTTCAGGACATTGCCCGTGTGTGTAAGGCTGTCGCCACTGGTGATCTTACTCAGAAAATTATTGTGCCCGTGAAAGGTCAGACCATGACTGAACTCAAAAACATTATCAACGCTATGGTGGACCGTCTGCAAACTTTTGCCGTGGAAGTCGAGCGTGTGTCTTTGGAAGTCGGTACTGAAGGAAAACTGGGGGGACAGGCTGTTGTGCCTAATGTCGAAGGCACATGGAAAGTTCTTACCGCTGTCGTGAACAAACTTGCCGCCAATTTAACTAATCAAGTGCGAAGCATCGCAAAAGTCACGAAAGCCGTAGCAAAGGGTGATTTATCTGAAACCATCGACGTAGAGGCGAGCGGCGAAATTGCAGAATTAAAGACTACGGTCAATGGAATGGTCATGTCTCTCAGAACGTTGGCAGATGAGGTCAGCAGGGTATCTTTGGAAGTCGGTAGTCAAGGAAAACTGGGTGGGCAAGCCAATGTGCCGGATGTGGAGGGCGTATGGAAAGATCTAACCGTCAAT GTGAATCGAATGTGTGAAAGTTTAACGACCCAGGTGCGATCAATCGGCAGTGTTACCACCGCTGTTGCTAGA GGTGACTTAAGTAAGATGATTGAGATTGAAGCAGAAGGAGAAATGGCTGTCTTGAAGAAT ACTGTCAATTCAATGATTCGGCAACTAACTGTATTCGCCAAAGAAGTAACTCGAGTTGCGTTAGAAGTCGGTACCCATGGCCAGCTGGGCGGTCAAGCCGTCGTTCCTGGCGTTGAAGGCGTCTGGGACGATCTTACAACCAATGTCAACAAAATGGCCAGGAATCTGACAGACCAAGTACGAGAGATTGCCATGGTC ACCAAAGCTGTCGCTAGGGGTGACTTATCCAAGACAGTCAATGCCGACGTACAGGGTGAAATCCTTGATTTGAAGTGTACTGTTAATGAAATG CTCACAAACATGCCATGTAAGGTTGCCCAACTGACAGTATTCGCTGCGGAGGTTACTCGTGTATCTCTTGAAGTCGGAACGGAGGGCAAATTGGGAGGGCAAGCCGTTGTGCCGAACGTGGAAGGCACATGGATGGTCCTCACTGACAATGTTAACCTAATG GCCTTAAACTTGACGACTCAGGTGCGCTCCGTTGCTGAAGT TACAACAGCCGTCGCTGCTGGTGATCTCAGCAAAAAGATCAACGTCGCTGCGTTTGGCGAAATCCTCGAGCTTAAAAATACTGTCAATAACATGGTGGATTCTCTGCGTTCGTTCTCATCCGAAGTCACTCGTGTCGCGCGAGAAGTCGGAACCGATGGCCGACTAGGTGGCCAAGCCAAGGTTCCCGGGGTTGCCGGTACTTGGAAGGACTTGACAGATTGTGTTAACATCATGGCGGCCAATTTGACTGAGCAGGTGCGAACCATCGCACATGCCACT ACTGCAGTAGCTCGTGGTGATTTGACTCAAAAGGTCGTCGGCGTCAAAGTATCTGGAGAGATCCTCGATCTGGTGAACACAATCAATAATATGATTGACCAGTTAGCTATATTCGCGGCAGAAGTGACGCGTGTTGCTAGGGAAGTCGGTACAGAAGGAAAATTGGGCGTGCAGGCCGAAGTCGAAAACATTGAAGGAACCTGGCAGGAGATCAC CTCCAACGTCAACACCATGGCATCGAACCTTACATCCCAAGTTCGAGCCTTTGCTCAGATTTCCGCTGCGGCAACCGATGGTGACTTCACAAGATTCATCACTGTTGAGGCGTCTGGTGAAATGGATAGTCTAAAAACCAAGATTAATCAGATGGTGTACAATCTCAGAGAGTCCATTGAGAAGAACACCAAGGCGAGACAGGAAGCTGAAATGGCCAACAGGAGTAAATCCGAGTTCTTGGCCAATATGTCCCATGAGATTAGGACGCCGATGAACGGTATTATCGGTATGACGGTGTTGACTCTGGAGAGCGAGTTGACTAGGCAACAACGAGAGAATTTGATGATTGTCTCCAGTTTGGCCGGATCCCTGTTAACCATCATTGATGATATCCTTGATATTTCCAAGA TTGAGGCGGGCCGCATGACCATGGAACAGatccccttctccttgcGTGTTGCCGTCTTCTCGGTCCTCAAAACCCTATGTGTTAAGGCAGCCCAGAATAAGCTGGATCTCATCTTTGACGTTGATCCCACGATGCCCGATCAACTTATTGGTGATCCACTTCGTCTTCGTCAAGTCATCACCAACCTCATCGGTAACGCTGTGAAGTTCACTACCAAAGGTCAAGTAGCTCTGTCTTGTCGAGTCAAGCGCTACGTTACCGTCGCCGATGCTGTTGAGCTTGAATTCTGTGTGGCGGACACGGGTATCGGTATTAAGCAGGATAAGCTTGATGTCATTTTTGACACCTTCGCGCAAGCGGATGGTTCTACCACTCGCAAGTACGGTGGGACAGGTCTGGGATTGACCATCTCCAAACGACTAGTAAACCTGATGAGTGGCGACCTCTGGGTTGAATCAGAATATGGACAGGGAAGTAGATTCTATTTCACCACCGTTGCGGAAATGACCAGCGTGCCAAGGGATCAAATAATAGAGCGGCTAGCGCCTTGGTCGGGGAGAAGTGTCTTGTTTATTGACACACTCGGTGACCAGACAGGAATTGTGGAAATGCTCCAAGAGCTTGGTTTGAAGCCTATCGTTATCCATTCCGTGAACGATGTGTACCTTTTACAGGATCAAGGCTTGACTGTCTTTGACACTATGATCGTTGATTCTCTCAAAGCT GCTGGAGAACTGAGAGGCATAGAATATCTTCGCTACATCCCCATTGTTCTCCTTGCACCATCGAACAAACCAAGTGGGCCTTCTAATCCATCTTTCATCTCACTTCCCGAATCCCGCCGCCGTCTTCTCGCCCTTCCTTCCGCCTCCGAGCAACTACTTTCACCCATACCCGTCAAGGATTGCTTGGAAATGGGTATCAACACATACTATACCACGCCTCTCTCGTTACAAGAGTTATCTAATGCGATCGTCCCTGCGCTGGAATCTCATCAAATCCAACCGGGAGATACTGTTAAGGATACTATCCTGAGCGTGTTACTAGCTGAAGACAACCTAGTGAACCAGAAGCTGGCTGTTAAGTTAATGGAGGTCGCCGGTCATAAGATTGAAGTTGCAGACAATGGTGAAATTGCGTTAGAGAAGTACAAGAGGCGACAGTTGGCTAGAACACCGTTTGATGTCATTCTA ATGGATGTTTCTATGCCTGTAATGGGAGGCATGGAAGCCACGGGTCTGATTCGCGAGTTTGAAGCGAATGAAGGCGTACCTCGCACGCCTATTATCGCTCTTACGGCCCACGCAATGATCGGTGACAAGGAGAGATGTCTTGCGGCTGGCATGGACGAATACGTCACGAAGCCTTTGAGGAGAGGCGATTTATTGGCATCAATTGCCAAAGTACTAGCTCCCAAGCAGTCTGCCAGCGGCTTGGAAATGCCAACTCTACCTATTCCAGCAAATATCTATGGTAGATAA